GGTGGGCTGCGCGCCTTCCGGGACCGCTTCCAACGTGATGGCCTTCCTGGCCAAGGGCGATGTTGCGCTCTCCGTGGCGGTTGCCTCCGTCTCCACCCTGATCGCCCCGATCGTCACCCCGCTGCTGGTCCTGTTCCTGGCCGGTTCCTACCTCCAGATCGACGCCGCCGGCATGGTGGGGGACATCGTCAAGACCGTGCTGCTGCCGGTCATCGCCGGCCTCCTTGCCCGGCTGTTCCTCAAGAAGCTCGTTGCGAAGGTGCTGCCGGCACTGCCGTGGGCGTCCGCCGTCGTAATCTCCCTGATCGTGGCCATCGTGGTGGCCGGCAGCGCCAGCAAGATCATCAGCGCCGGGGCCATCGTGTTCCTCGCCGTGGTGCTGCACAACGGCTTCGGGCTGGGCCTGGGCTACCTGGCCGGCAAGCTGGGCCGCCTCGACGACAAGGCCCGCCGCGCCCTCGCCTTCGAGGTGGGCATGCAGAACTCAGGCCTTGCCGCGACCCTGGCCACCGCCCACTTCACCCCGTTGGCCGCGCTCCCGTCCGCCGTCTTCTCGCTGTGGCACAACGTCTCCGGCGCCATCGTGGCCGCCTGGCTGGCCCGGCGTCCGTTGCAGGACAAGCCGGCCTACGCGCCGTCGCCTTCCAAGCAGGCCTGACCAGCACCGTCTCTCTCCGGCGGCACAAAAAACCCCTGTTACCAGCCGCCCGTCCTGGGTACAGGAACCGGTAGGGACAGCGTCGTTTCGACGCTGCCCGCCGGTTCCGGACAGGAGATGGACAGATGACTCGGATTGACCGAATAGCTGAACCATGGGGGACAAGGACGCCGTACGGCAGCGGCGGTGAATGGCCGGTCAGGGTGGACACCCACCTGGCCGAGGGGGTGGCTGCGGAGGACGTGGACCGGTGGGTCCAGACGGCGTCTCTCCTCCACTCAAACGGTGACGCCATGGATATCGCCGTTATGGACAACAGGATCGTCGGGGTGCGGGGACGGGCCGTGGACCGCGTCAACCACGGCCGGCTGGGCCCCAAGGACCTGTACGGGTGGCAGGCCAACGCCTCCCCGGACCGGCTCACCAAGCCCCTCATCCGCGAGCGCGGCAAACTGGTGGAGACGGACTGGGACACGGCCATGCAGCGCATCGTGGACAGATCCAAGGCGCTGCTGGCCGAACAGGGACCCAGCGCACTCGGCTTCTACACCACCGGCCAGCTCTTTTCCGAGGAGTACTACACTCTGGGTGCGCTTACGCATGGCGGGATCGGCACCAACCACGTGGACGGCAACACCAGGCTCTGCACAGCTACCGCCGGTGAAGCGCTGAAGGAGTCATTCGGCTGCGACGGCCAGCCCGGCTCCTACACGGACGTTGACCACGCCGACGTGATCGCCCTCTACGGGCACAACGTCGCGGAGACCCAGACCGTCCTCTGGACCCGGATGCTGGACCGGCTGGCCGGGCCCAACCCACCCAAAATCATCTGCGTGGACCCGCGCATGACGCCCGTGGCCAAGGCTGCCACGCTGCACCTGGCCCCACGGCCCGGCACCAACGTGGCGCTGATGAACGGCATCCTGCACGAGATCATCTCCAACGGCTGGGTGGACCAGGAGTACATCCAGGCGCACACGGTGGGGTTCTCCGAGCTCGAAAAAGAGGTCAAGAACTACCCGCCGGCCCTGGTGGCGGAAATCTGCGGTGTCCCGGCGGAGCAGATCACCGAGGCGGCCAGCATCATCGGCCACGCCGAGCGGCTGCTGTCCACGGTGCTGCAGGGCTTCTACCAGTCCAACCAGGCCACGGCCGCCGCCGTCCAGGTCAACAACGTCAACATCATCCGCGGCATGCTGGGCAAGCCCGGGTGCGGCATCCTGCAGATGAACGGCCAGCCCACGGCGGAGAACACCCGCGAATGCGGGGCCGACGGCGACCTTGCCGCCTTCCGGAACTGGTCAAACGACGCCCACATCAAGGACCTCGCACGCGTCTGGAACATCGACCCCATGTCCATCCCGCACTACTCCCCGCCCACGCACGTCATGCAGATGATGCGGTACGCGGAGGACGGCTCCATCCGAATGCTGTGGGTCAGCGGCACCAACCCGGCGGTCTCGCTGCCCGAGCTGGCACGCATCCGCGGCATCCTGGAACAGGACCGCCTGTTCCTGGTGGTGCAGGACATCTTCCTGTCCGAGACAGCCCAGCTGGCCGACGTCGTCCTTCCCGCCGCCACCTGGGGCGAAAAGACCGGCACGTTCACCAACGTGGACCGCACCGTGCACCTCTCCGAGAAAGCCGTGGAGCCGCCGGGTGACGCCAGGCCGGATCTGGAGATCTTCATCGACTACGCCCACCGCATGGGCCTGCAGGACAAGGACGGGCAGCCGCTGATCAAGTGGCACGACCCCGAATCGGCCTTTGAGGCCTGGAAGGAATGCACCCGCGGCAGGCCCTGCGACTACACCGGCATCACCTATGACAAGCTGCGCGGCGGCTCGGGCATCCAGTGGCCGTGCAACGAGGAGAACCCGGACGGCACGGAGCGGATCTACGCCGACGGGAAGTTCTGGGCGCACCCGGAGTACTGCGAAACCTACGGCCGCGACCTCATCACCGGCGCGCCCGTGGACCCGTCCGAGTACAAGGCCCTCAACCCTGAGGGCAAAGCCATCATCAAGGCCGCCGAGTACATGCCGCCGCACGAGCTGCCCAGCCAGGACTTTCCGCTCCAGCTCATCACCGGCCGCACGCTCTACCAGTTCCACACCCGCACCAAGACGGGCCGGGCGCCGGAGCTGAACGCGGCGGCACCGGATGTTTGGGTTGAGTTGTCCGCGGACGACGCCGGCGCGTACGGAATGGCCGAAGGTGACCTTGCGGAGGTGGCGACGCCCCGCGGGTCCGTCCGTGCCAAGGTGCGGATCAGCGGCATCAGGAGCGGGGTGCTGTTCCTGCCCTTCCATTACGGCTACTGGGACACCGACGGCGGCCATCAGCCGGACGGGGCAGGGCGGGCCGCGAACGAGCTGACCATCACGGACTGGGACGCTGCGTCCAAGCAGCCCATTTTCAAGACGGCGGCGGCACGCATCACCAGGATTTCGGCCGGCGATGGTCCGTCGTTGGCGCCCACCACCACAGCCTCGGCTCCGGTGGGCGGCTTCCCTGAAGCGGCCGCGACGAAGGGCATTCCGTCTGCGATGGCCGATGAGGCTCCGGAGATGGCAGGAGGCGCACGATGAAATTCGGGCTTGTACTTGAGGAAATGCACCGCTCCGAGAACGACCTGGCGCACCACCTGCTGACCATATCGGAGCGGCACAAGGTGGACCACGAGATCTACCACCTGGCCCGGGACCTGGCGCGCTGGTCCCAGCAGCACGTGCGGGACATCGCGGCCATGGGCAAGAACTACGGCCTGGACCTTGATCCGGAACCGCGCGGCGAGATGGGACTGATGGAAACCATCCGCGAGAAGGGCAGCGAGATGGTCGGCCGGCGACCCGAAACCGGCATGCTGCTGCTGCGTGATTTGCGCGAGCTCTACCTGAAGGCCTGCGGGGTATCGGCGGACTGGGAACTGCTGGCCCAGGCGGCCCAAGGGAAGAAGGACAAGGACCTCCTCGCCTTGGCTGAGAAGTGCCACCCCCAGACCATCCGCCAGATGAAGTGGGCCAACGGCAAGCTGAAGGAGTCCGCCACGCAGGTCCTGGTCAGCTAGGGGAAACGGTTCAGCTGGCGTTCCCGCCGGCCACGAGTAGGGAGTCCAATAGTCGAAGCCTAACCGTGGCCGGTCTTCGTCCCCGGCTAGCCCTCACATTCCTTGCAGTACTTCTTGCCATCCTTCTCCCGGGCCAACTGGCTGCGGTGGTGGACCAGGAAGCAGGACATACAGGTGAATTCGTCTGCCTGCACCGGGACCACCTGGATGAGGAGTTCCTCGTTGGAGAGGTCTGCGCCGGGCAGCTCGAAACTGTCCGCGAGGTCCGTTTCGTCCAGGTCGGGAGAAGCTTCCCGGCGGCCGGACTTATCGGACTTCAGCTCCTCCAGGGCGACGTTCGGCTCTTCCTCGGGAGTCACCCGCGGAGCGTCGTAGTCAACTGACATGTGGTGTGTTCTCCTGTCCAGGATTTCCGTGCCCAGATTGTTCTGAACAGATCGACAACGCAGGACGCAGGCAACTAATTCCCGAGGCTGCGGCCGGATTTCCGGAAGGGTTTTCAAGCGCTTCCGACGGCGGGACGCCAGCCTGGCGCAGGGCCAGCGCGGCCTGGACCATTGCGGCATGGGTAAGGGCCTGGGGATAGTTGCCAAGGAAGGCGCCCGTGGCGGGGTCCAGCTCCTCGCTGAAGAGCCCCAGCGGGGAAGCCAGGTCCAGCAGCGCGCGGAATGTCTCTTCCGCTTCTTCCCTCCTGCCGGTCAGGGCCAGCGCCTGGACCAGCCAGAACGAACAGGGCAGGAAGGCGCCCTCGCCGCCCTCCAGTCCATCCTGCCCGGGCGGGTACCGGTAGAGGAGGGGTCCGCCGGCACCCAGCTGGTCCCGGATCGCGTCAACGGTCCGGCGGACTGCTTCGGCGCGTGGCTCCTCCAGTCCAACCAGGGGAAGGACCAGCAGGGCGGCGTCCAGGTCCGCCGATCCGTAGGTGCGCGTGTAGGTGCCCCGGACCGGATCGAAGCCCAGGCTTCGGATTTCCGCCCCGAGCCGGTCGCGGGAGGACTCCCACCGGCGCCGCTGCCTGGTTGCCAGGCGATGGGTGGCACCAATGCGCAGGGCATGGTCCAGGGCGAGCCACGCCATGAGCTTGGAATGGACGTGGTGGGCAGCGTCATCGCGGATTTCCCAGATCCCGGCGTCTGGCGCAGGCCACGATTCGGCCACCAAGTCCGCGAACCCGCGCATGGCCCGCCATGTCTCCGAGTACAGCCGGTGGCCGCCCTGCACCAGCACCCAGGCAGCGTCCAGCACCCAGCCGTAACCGTCGAGCTGGTGCTGCCCGGCGGCACCGTTGCCGGTCCGCACCGGTGTGCTGCCCAAATAGCCCGGCCAGCCCCGCAGTTCGCGCTCGCGGGGGACCGCACGTCCGGACAGCGTCAGCAGGGCCGGAAGCCGGGGCCGCTGCAGCCGGCTGGCGTGCAGCAGCCAACCGAAGAAGTTCAAGGCCACATCCGTCTTGCCGGCGTGCAGGAACGCTGCGACACCGATGCTTGCATCCCGCGGCCACGCGAACCGGTAGTCCCAGTTCCGGATTCCACCCGGATTTTCCGGCAGGGAGGTGGTGGGCGCCGCGACCGGAGCGCCCGACGGTGAATAGGTCAGGAGCCGCAGCGTCAGCAGGCTACGCAGCACCTGTTCGCGGAACGGGAGGCCTGCGTCCACCTCCTCTGCCCAGGATTCCCATTTCCGTTCGTCATCGAGCAGCAGTTGCCAGGCGGCTTCCGGGTCCACGTGGATCAAGGGCTCGCCGTACGCGACGGCCAGGACGAGCGTCACCGGGTGCCCGGGATGCACCACGAGTTCCTGTTCATCGCCTTCCGGGAGTGGGCAGCCTTCGCTGGAGCCCAGAGACACGGCCAACGGTCCCCATTCGCACACCAGGTCCCGGGCCCGCCTGCTGATTCGCGGGACGCGGTGCGTTTCGCCCAGCCGTGGAGCAAAGCGGACGACGGCGGCTACCGGGCTTTCGTGCGCTGTGAGCCGCCGGACCAGGAGCGTGGTGGGCAAGAGCGCGCCGGATACCTCAGCCACCATCGCTTCGGTCAACGTCAACACGCCTCCACCCGAGGACCAGGTGGTTTCCAGCGTCGCGGTATGCCCGCGGTAGCGGCGCTTCAGCAGGTGCGCTGGCCCGGCCGGTCCGGCAACGAACTGGCCTGCTTCCCAGCCGCCCAGCAGGGCGCCGAAAATTGGCTCACCGTCGAAGGCCGGGGCACACATCCAGTCGATTGATCCCGCGGACGATACCAAGGCTGCCGTCCGGGTATCCCCGATCATCCCGTAATTGGCGATGGCGGAGGGCTGCCAGGGTGCGGCGGGGGAGGGGCCGACGGCGGCTTGCGGCTTTGGCTGCCCTGTTGCGGTGGTGCGGCGTTTCCGTTCAGATGCGATGCTCATAGCGCCCTCAGCAAAAGTCCCAGGACGGCCCCATACGCTACGTGCGCCACGATGGCCACGGCCGGCGTCTGGATGCCGTAGTTCAGACCGAGCAGTCCCGGCGGCTCGAGCACGGCGGTGGTGGAAAGGCCTGCCCGTGTGGAGGCCATCCTGGGGTGCACGCCCGGCAGCAGCGGAAGGATGACCGTCAGCACCACCGCTACGTGCAGCAGGCCCAGCAGTGCGCCAGTCCACCAGTCAGCCCTGCCCAGGAGGGCGAACGTTCCGGCGTAGCCGAGGGCAAACACCTGGCCCGCCGCAAGGTGGATAAAGAAGCCGGCAACACGGGCCCGGTCCGGATCGGGTGTTACCAGGGTGCCAAGCACCAGTGGCAGGTCCAGCCGTGTCAGGCCGGCCATCTGGGCGGCAATCATGATGATCGTCAGGACTGCGGTGGCCAGGAGCCCGAAGAGTCCCCATCCTTGCCAGTCCATCTCATGCCGCGCAATCCAGCGGCAGTAGGGCCAGGGTTCCATTCGTGGAGTAGTTGGAATGCAGCATCGGAGCCTCGTTCTAAAATTGAATATCTTGAATTTAGAACTCACACCAACGCATGTCAAGGAGCCCGAGGTGATGCATCTCCGGTTCCGGGTCGTAGTAGGTAGACTGGTCTACCTACTACGAATACAAGGAGTACCCATGCCTGCTGCCCGTACGGCGGGGACCGCCTCGACTCAAGCCCGACCGCCCGCCAGGGAGCTGTTGCTGGAGGCGGCCGCTCGTCTCTTCTACGCAAACGGCGTCGCAGCCACCGGAATCGACACCATCACCGCCGAAGCGGGCGTTGCCAAGAAGAGCCTCTACAACAACTTCAGCTCAAAGGCCGAACTGGTGGCCGCTTATCTGGAAGCCCGGCATGAGGAATGGCTGGGGCTTTACCGCAAGCGGCTGGAGACGGCCAGCGCTCCCCGGGAGAAGGTCCTGGCCGTGTTCGACGCGTACCTGGACCACGCCAACTTCGCGTACCAGCACGGGTTCCGGGGCTGTGGACTCCTCAACGCGGCAGCGGAGCTGCCCGCCGGGGATCCCGGCAGGGCCGCCGTGCGCCGCCACAAGGAGGAGGTGCAGGAACTCCTCGCGGAACATGTGGCCGGCCTGCTGCCCGCACAGGAGGAACGGACGCCGCAAATTGCCGCGCATCTGGCCTTCCTGCTCGAAGGAGCCATGGCCAGGGCAGGCCTGGAGGGAAACGACGCGCCCGTGCAGGAAGCGAAGACTATTGCCGGGCACCTGCTGGACGCCCTGTGACCATGAATCAGCCCCATCCCAAGGCCCAGCTCTGGGGAGCGCTGGCCGTGGTGGCGGCGTCGGTTCTCTGGGGCACCACGGGGACCGCCGCCACCTTCGCTCCCGCTGTGAGCCCGCTGGCCATAGGCGCCGTGGCGATGGGTCTGGGCGGACTGCTGCAGGCTCTGTACGCCGCACGGCACATCAGGATCCAGTCCGGCAGCCTGCTTGAGCGGTGGCGCCTGGTTTCGCTGGGCGCCGTGGCGGTGGCCGTGTATCCGCTGGCCTTCTACAGCTCCATGCATCTGTCCGGAGTGGCCGTGGGCACCGTAGTCTCGATCGGATCGGCCCCGCTGGCGGCCGCCCTCATCGAACGCTTCGCGGACCGGAAACCGCTGAGCCGGCAATGGATTTTGGGGGCCCTCCTGGGAGTGGGCGGAGCCGCCTTGTTGTCGCTTTCCGGACACGAGCCGGCTGCCGCAGGCCCGGGCGCGGATCCATGGACCTCGACGGCGGGAATCCTCCTGGGCCTGCTGGCCGGCACCACGTATGCCTTGTACTCCTGGGCGGCGCACCGGCTGACCGGTCAAGGCCTCACCTCGAGGGCGGCAATGGGCGCCATCTTTGGGCTGGGTGGGCTCCTCCTGATGCCGGTCCTCGCGCTGACCGGCGGCCCGCTGCTGGAATCCTGGCGCAGCGTCGGCGTGGGCGCCTACATGGCCGCAGTCCCGATGTTCGCCGGGTATCTCCTGTTCGGGTGGGGGCTGGCGCGGGTCGGGGCGAGCACGGCCACCAGCATCTCCCTGCTCGAAACCGTGGTGGCTGCCGTCTTGGCGGTACTCGTGGTGGGCGAACGGCTTCCGGCACTTGGCTGGCTTGGCGCCGCCGTCGTCCTGGCCAGCCTGTTCATCCTCACCCCGAGGCCGAAAAAGCTCCGCCCGGCACCTGGGCGCGCTGCATCAAGCCTCTCAGCCGGTGGGCTGGCGTCCGGCGCTGCGGGCCAGCACAGTGGGGCCCAGCAGCAGGCAGGCGCCCAGCCCCAACAGCAGAATCCCCAGCACCACCGCTCCGGGAGCCGGTAGCCCGGCCCCGGCAACGACAAGCACCACGCCGATCAAGACCGCCACGATTCCGGGGAGCAGGCCCGAAGGGAAACGGCGTGCGGGATAACCGGACAGCAGCTCCATGGCCAGATGGGGGTCATCCGCGATCAGTCCCAGTTCCAGTTCCTTGAGCAGGCGTCGCTCCTCATCGGACATCGGCATGGCGGGCCCCTGCTTCCCTGGGAGGCGGTATCGGTATCGACCGTAGGAGCGTTCTACCGGTTAGTCAATAGCGCCGGCGCCACTGTGGGGGCATCACCCGGCGAGGTCGTAGCGCAGTTCATGCCCCAGTACCCGCACGCCCTTGGTGGGAACGTGCGGGACCGCCTTGCCCGGCGGCATCAGGTGCTCGACGGGCTGGCCGGCCAGGAGGAGGCAATGGTCGGAGATGAGGCGGCGGTGGCAGCGCCACCAGAGGGTTTCGCTGCACATGATCGCGGTCCGCGCCGATTGGGAGCCGGCGACGAGTTCTTCAGCAGCAGCCAGGAAGTCCCCGGTGCGCATGTAACCGGCATAGGCGCGGAACGACTCGTTGCGGAGGGCCGTATCCGGGGAGTCAGGGAGCAAATTCCGGAATCCACCCAGCCGTTTCTCCCACCGGTAACCTATGCCCGCGTCGGGCAGCCACTCCGCCATCAGGTCCTTGCCGAACTGCGGATACTTGCGGCTGCCGGGCCCAATCCGCACGTCCACCAGCGACGTTACCCCCGCATTCCTCAGCAGGGCGGTGAAGTCCGCCTGGGAGGAGGTGCCGTGACCTACCGTGAACAGCGTTTCCATCCCAGCCATCATAGGCAGGGCGGTGCTGTGGGCTCAGGGGAGGTACGACGGCGGCCCGCGGCCTCTTCGGGTTGCCGCACCTTGGATGCGGCCCCGGAAAGCCGGCTACCGCCGTCGTAGTTCCGCGAACTCGATGGACGGGACAATGGCGCCCGCGTCCCGCTCCACGAAGTTGGTGCCCGGCGGCACCAGGTCATCGATGGCGTCCAGGACGGACTCGCCCAGCCGGACATCCGCGGCGCGGAGGTAGGCGGAAAGGTGTTCCTCGCTGCGCGGGCCGATGATCACGCTGCTGATGGCGGGGTGGGTCAGGGCAAAGCCCACGGCCAGGTCCACCAGGGACAGCTCCAGCTTGTCCGCCAGCCGGGCCAACGAGTCCGCGGCAAGCAGTTTCCGCTCGCTGGAGGGCCCGGAGATGTCGTACCGGCCCGGCAGCGTGTGGACCCGGGTGGGCGGCTTGCCGGATTCCAGGACGAAGCTGCCGGAGAGCCAGCCACCCGCCAGCGGGCCGTAGGCAAGAACCCCCAGCCCGTACTGCTGGGCAATGGGCAGGACGTCCCGTTCGTTGCCGCGGACCAGCATGGAGTACGGGACCTGGTTGCCCAGCGGCGGGATCAGGTGGTTGGTGGTGGCCAGCCACTGCGCCTCGACAAGCTGCGCGGGCGTGAACACCGAGGTGCCGTAGTACAGGATCTTGCCCTGCCGGATCAGGTCGTTGAGGGTGGTGATGGTTTCCAGGACGTCGGTGTTGTAGTCCGGCCGGTGTGCCTGGTACAGGTCGATCCGGTCTGTCTGGAGCCGGCGCAGGCTCCCCTCCACGGCCTGGGTGATCCAGCGCCGGGAGTTCCCGGAGTGTGCGGGATTGGGGCTCATCTGGCCATGGAACTTGGTGGCCAGGAAGACGTCGTCCCGGCGGCCGCGGAGCGCCCGGCCCACCACCTGCTCGGACTCGCCCTGGGAGTAGACGTCTGCCGTGTCGATCGCCGTGATGCCGGCGTCCAGTGCGGCGTGGATGATGCGGATGCTCTCTTCCGCGCCGGTGGGGGCACCCGGGCTGCCCGTTCCCTCGCCGAAGTTCATGGTGCCAAGGGTGAGGGGACTGATGGGGGTGCCCGACCGTCCGAACACCCGCAGTTCGCTGAGGCTCATCCGCGGTCTCCTCCATCTGGTTGCCCTGCCTTGGATCGTCACGAGGCTACACAGGTTCCGCAGGCCCCCACAGAATCCCGCCTTAGTCCTTCGCTTTTCGTCGCATGGAGTAACCGGGGCCGCGGGAATGACGTTTTGTGGCGCCCAAACAGCTGCCAGGAGCGCTTATATTGAGGCATGAGTACCCCTACAAGTGGCGATGAGTTCGTCCAACTGCACGACCTCATCATTGGCAGCACCAACGTGGCTGACTTCCTGACTGAGCTCTCCACGGTTGCCGCTTCAACGCTCAGCGATACTGCCGGTGTCGTCATCGAGTGCGGGGTGACGCTCCGCCGCCGTAAACGCACCGCCACCATTGCCGGCAGCAGCGAACGCGCAGCCGTGCTGGACAAGCTGGAGCAGGCGCTGGGGAACGGGCCCTGCATCGCGTCACTGGATGCCATGAAGCCGATGGTTCTGTCCGACGTGCACACCGATACGCGCTGGCCCGCTTACCAGGAGGTGCTGGCCGACAACGGTTGCCGCAGCGCGCTGGGAGTGCCGCTCGCCCTCGATGAGCACCAGGCGGCCGCCCTGAACTTCTTCGCGGCGGAGCCGGATGTGTTCACCCCTGGTGTCGTCCAGCGGGCGGAAGGGTTCGCGGACCTTGCCGGCAGGGCACTGCGGTTGGCGCTGCGGATCGCGGACGCCCAGAACCTGGCGGATGACCTCAAGGCCGCCATGGCAAGCCGCACCACCATCGATATGGCGTGCGGGGTGATCATGGCACAGAACCGGTGTTCGCAGGAGGAAGCCATGGCCCTCCTCACCAAGGCGTCCAGCCACCGGAACCAGAAGCTGCGGGACCTGGCCGGTGAAATCATTGGCCGCGTCAGCGACGGCGCAGTGAACACGCACTTCGATCCTTAAATCGGTGCACCTGTCCCGACCCGCCTGCATGCAGCCCGGGTTTCGCCTCCGCGCCGCCCTGCAATAATCTGAACCAACGGTTGTGCATGGGGTGTCACTGCCCGGGTACAACAACAGCAGCACTGTAAGTTCCGGGACCATCACAGACGAGGCGGACACCCATGACGGCTTCAGACCAGCAGCACGCACCACGGCCACTTATGCCCGCCGACCCTCCCGCCGCTGCCCCTGAACCCGTGGATCCGCACCTGCTGCAGCAACTGGCCGACGCGCACGGCGTGGGTACCTCCTTCCAGGGCTGGGACGGGCTCCCGCACTCCGTTGCAGAATCGACGTTGGTCAAGGTGCTGGCCGCCCTGGGCGTTGACGCCCGCACCAACCAGCACATTGAGGCGGCCCTGGTCGAAGCGGAACTGGCGCCATGGCGGCGGATGCTGCCGCCCGCCGTCGTCATCAAGCAGGGCGAGCCCGCCCAGGTTCCGGTTCACGTCCGGGACGGGGCCACTACCCGCCTGACCATCACCCTTGAGGGGGGTGCGGTCCAGCGGGAGGCGGTCCAGCAGGATGTCTGGGTCCAGCCCCGGGAGGTCGACGGCGTCTCCACCGGACGTGCCACGTTCTCCCTTCCCGAGGACCTGCCTTTGGGCTGGCACACACTGCACGCTGAGTCCGAAGGCGCCACGGCGACTTCCACCCTGGTGGTGACGCCGGCGCGGCTGGCCACGGCGAAGCCGCTCGAGGAGCGCCGCGGCTGGGGCCTGGCCACCCAGTTGTATTCCGTCCGCTCAAAACGGTCCTGGGGCATTGGAGACTTCGCCGACCTGGCGGACCTGGCTGCGATCAGTGGCGCTCGCGGTGCTGACTACGTCCTGGTTAACCCGCTCCATGCCGCGGAGCCCGTACCGCCCGTCCAGCCCTCGCCCTATTCGCCGTCCACCCGCCGGTTCTTCAACC
This window of the Pseudarthrobacter defluvii genome carries:
- a CDS encoding DUF488 domain-containing protein, whose translation is METLFTVGHGTSSQADFTALLRNAGVTSLVDVRIGPGSRKYPQFGKDLMAEWLPDAGIGYRWEKRLGGFRNLLPDSPDTALRNESFRAYAGYMRTGDFLAAAEELVAGSQSARTAIMCSETLWWRCHRRLISDHCLLLAGQPVEHLMPPGKAVPHVPTKGVRVLGHELRYDLAG
- a CDS encoding aldo/keto reductase, whose amino-acid sequence is MSLSELRVFGRSGTPISPLTLGTMNFGEGTGSPGAPTGAEESIRIIHAALDAGITAIDTADVYSQGESEQVVGRALRGRRDDVFLATKFHGQMSPNPAHSGNSRRWITQAVEGSLRRLQTDRIDLYQAHRPDYNTDVLETITTLNDLIRQGKILYYGTSVFTPAQLVEAQWLATTNHLIPPLGNQVPYSMLVRGNERDVLPIAQQYGLGVLAYGPLAGGWLSGSFVLESGKPPTRVHTLPGRYDISGPSSERKLLAADSLARLADKLELSLVDLAVGFALTHPAISSVIIGPRSEEHLSAYLRAADVRLGESVLDAIDDLVPPGTNFVERDAGAIVPSIEFAELRRR
- a CDS encoding molybdopterin oxidoreductase family protein, producing the protein MTRIDRIAEPWGTRTPYGSGGEWPVRVDTHLAEGVAAEDVDRWVQTASLLHSNGDAMDIAVMDNRIVGVRGRAVDRVNHGRLGPKDLYGWQANASPDRLTKPLIRERGKLVETDWDTAMQRIVDRSKALLAEQGPSALGFYTTGQLFSEEYYTLGALTHGGIGTNHVDGNTRLCTATAGEALKESFGCDGQPGSYTDVDHADVIALYGHNVAETQTVLWTRMLDRLAGPNPPKIICVDPRMTPVAKAATLHLAPRPGTNVALMNGILHEIISNGWVDQEYIQAHTVGFSELEKEVKNYPPALVAEICGVPAEQITEAASIIGHAERLLSTVLQGFYQSNQATAAAVQVNNVNIIRGMLGKPGCGILQMNGQPTAENTRECGADGDLAAFRNWSNDAHIKDLARVWNIDPMSIPHYSPPTHVMQMMRYAEDGSIRMLWVSGTNPAVSLPELARIRGILEQDRLFLVVQDIFLSETAQLADVVLPAATWGEKTGTFTNVDRTVHLSEKAVEPPGDARPDLEIFIDYAHRMGLQDKDGQPLIKWHDPESAFEAWKECTRGRPCDYTGITYDKLRGGSGIQWPCNEENPDGTERIYADGKFWAHPEYCETYGRDLITGAPVDPSEYKALNPEGKAIIKAAEYMPPHELPSQDFPLQLITGRTLYQFHTRTKTGRAPELNAAAPDVWVELSADDAGAYGMAEGDLAEVATPRGSVRAKVRISGIRSGVLFLPFHYGYWDTDGGHQPDGAGRAANELTITDWDAASKQPIFKTAAARITRISAGDGPSLAPTTTASAPVGGFPEAAATKGIPSAMADEAPEMAGGAR
- a CDS encoding glycoside hydrolase family 15 protein, whose protein sequence is MSIASERKRRTTATGQPKPQAAVGPSPAAPWQPSAIANYGMIGDTRTAALVSSAGSIDWMCAPAFDGEPIFGALLGGWEAGQFVAGPAGPAHLLKRRYRGHTATLETTWSSGGGVLTLTEAMVAEVSGALLPTTLLVRRLTAHESPVAAVVRFAPRLGETHRVPRISRRARDLVCEWGPLAVSLGSSEGCPLPEGDEQELVVHPGHPVTLVLAVAYGEPLIHVDPEAAWQLLLDDERKWESWAEEVDAGLPFREQVLRSLLTLRLLTYSPSGAPVAAPTTSLPENPGGIRNWDYRFAWPRDASIGVAAFLHAGKTDVALNFFGWLLHASRLQRPRLPALLTLSGRAVPRERELRGWPGYLGSTPVRTGNGAAGQHQLDGYGWVLDAAWVLVQGGHRLYSETWRAMRGFADLVAESWPAPDAGIWEIRDDAAHHVHSKLMAWLALDHALRIGATHRLATRQRRRWESSRDRLGAEIRSLGFDPVRGTYTRTYGSADLDAALLVLPLVGLEEPRAEAVRRTVDAIRDQLGAGGPLLYRYPPGQDGLEGGEGAFLPCSFWLVQALALTGRREEAEETFRALLDLASPLGLFSEELDPATGAFLGNYPQALTHAAMVQAALALRQAGVPPSEALENPSGNPAAASGISCLRPALSICSEQSGHGNPGQENTPHVS
- a CDS encoding bile acid:sodium symporter family protein, whose protein sequence is MLEATKPQNSDGTPVNPALEAESKIARIAVTVFPILVVAAGIIGFLLPGVFKPIAPSVPYLLGIIMFCMGLTLTPPDFAAVAKRPWAVALGIVAHYIIMPGAGWLIAGALNLEPELAVGVILVGCAPSGTASNVMAFLAKGDVALSVAVASVSTLIAPIVTPLLVLFLAGSYLQIDAAGMVGDIVKTVLLPVIAGLLARLFLKKLVAKVLPALPWASAVVISLIVAIVVAGSASKIISAGAIVFLAVVLHNGFGLGLGYLAGKLGRLDDKARRALAFEVGMQNSGLAATLATAHFTPLAALPSAVFSLWHNVSGAIVAAWLARRPLQDKPAYAPSPSKQA
- a CDS encoding TetR/AcrR family transcriptional regulator produces the protein MPAARTAGTASTQARPPARELLLEAAARLFYANGVAATGIDTITAEAGVAKKSLYNNFSSKAELVAAYLEARHEEWLGLYRKRLETASAPREKVLAVFDAYLDHANFAYQHGFRGCGLLNAAAELPAGDPGRAAVRRHKEEVQELLAEHVAGLLPAQEERTPQIAAHLAFLLEGAMARAGLEGNDAPVQEAKTIAGHLLDAL
- a CDS encoding DUF4193 domain-containing protein; its protein translation is MSVDYDAPRVTPEEEPNVALEELKSDKSGRREASPDLDETDLADSFELPGADLSNEELLIQVVPVQADEFTCMSCFLVHHRSQLAREKDGKKYCKECEG
- a CDS encoding DUF3040 domain-containing protein, producing the protein MPMSDEERRLLKELELGLIADDPHLAMELLSGYPARRFPSGLLPGIVAVLIGVVLVVAGAGLPAPGAVVLGILLLGLGACLLLGPTVLARSAGRQPTG
- a CDS encoding DMT family transporter, which codes for MNQPHPKAQLWGALAVVAASVLWGTTGTAATFAPAVSPLAIGAVAMGLGGLLQALYAARHIRIQSGSLLERWRLVSLGAVAVAVYPLAFYSSMHLSGVAVGTVVSIGSAPLAAALIERFADRKPLSRQWILGALLGVGGAALLSLSGHEPAAAGPGADPWTSTAGILLGLLAGTTYALYSWAAHRLTGQGLTSRAAMGAIFGLGGLLLMPVLALTGGPLLESWRSVGVGAYMAAVPMFAGYLLFGWGLARVGASTATSISLLETVVAAVLAVLVVGERLPALGWLGAAVVLASLFILTPRPKKLRPAPGRAASSLSAGGLASGAAGQHSGAQQQAGAQPQQQNPQHHRSGSR